One window of the Prochlorococcus marinus CUG1438 genome contains the following:
- a CDS encoding N-acetyl-gamma-glutamyl-phosphate reductase, which translates to MNVAIVGATGYGGIQAVNLLKKNKNHKISFLGGNKTSGSKWNDNFPFIYLDTDPYIEKISVENISNNSDVALLCLPNGIASTLTRKLLDKGVKVIDLSADYRYKSLDEWGKVYSKEAHIYKRNDDDLCKEAVYGLPEINKDEISKGRLIACPGCYPTSALIPLAPYLSQGIIENEGIVIDSKSGTSGGGREPNQKLLLSECGEGLSSYGLINHRHTSEIEQVASLISGNKIELLFTPHLVPIARGMHSTIYGRLKDPGLTSDDCRILLDNFYRNFKNIKVLPVDTYPSTKWVKNTNQIFLSVKVDIRNGRIIILSVIDNLLKGQTGQAIQNLNIMSGLSMDEGLELTNNYP; encoded by the coding sequence ATGAATGTTGCAATAGTAGGTGCTACTGGTTACGGCGGTATTCAAGCGGTAAATCTTTTAAAGAAAAATAAAAACCATAAAATTTCATTTTTAGGAGGTAACAAAACTTCTGGATCAAAGTGGAATGACAATTTTCCCTTTATTTATCTAGATACAGATCCTTATATAGAAAAAATATCAGTTGAGAATATCTCAAATAACTCTGATGTAGCTTTGCTTTGTTTACCTAATGGCATAGCTTCCACTTTGACAAGGAAATTACTAGATAAAGGTGTTAAGGTTATTGATCTATCAGCTGACTATAGATATAAATCATTAGATGAATGGGGAAAAGTATATTCCAAAGAAGCTCATATTTATAAACGAAATGACGATGATTTGTGCAAAGAAGCAGTTTACGGTCTTCCCGAAATAAATAAAGATGAAATATCAAAAGGCAGACTAATAGCATGTCCTGGCTGTTATCCAACATCGGCTCTTATTCCATTAGCTCCTTATCTTTCACAGGGAATTATTGAAAATGAAGGTATAGTTATCGATTCTAAAAGCGGAACTTCTGGAGGGGGGCGAGAACCAAACCAAAAGCTACTCTTATCAGAATGTGGGGAAGGTTTATCATCTTATGGATTGATAAACCATAGACACACATCAGAGATCGAGCAAGTAGCATCATTAATCTCTGGAAATAAAATTGAACTTCTTTTTACTCCTCATTTGGTTCCAATTGCAAGAGGGATGCATTCGACTATATATGGGAGATTAAAAGATCCCGGTTTAACTTCAGATGATTGCAGAATTTTATTGGATAATTTTTATAGAAATTTTAAAAATATTAAAGTCTTACCTGTAGATACATACCCTTCAACAAAGTGGGTTAAAAATACGAACCAAATTTTCCTTTCAGTGAAAGTTGATATTCGAAATGGAAGGATTATTATTTTATCTGTTATTGATAATTTGTTAAAAGGACAAACTGGTCAAGCAATTCAGAATTTAAATATAATGAGTGGTTTGTCTATGGATGAAGGTCTTGAGTTAACTAATAACTATCCTTAA
- a CDS encoding phosphoribosylglycinamide formyltransferase, producing MDKSFNYIISPEISKFRRFSPKLKIGVLASGKGTNFQELINLSEKGEFDIDITVLITNKEDAGCIKRAQKAQIPYKIIKNKHFSQKVEFESEIINTLINYDVELIVMAGWMKIVTPFFVNKFKNKIINIHPSLLPAYKGGSAIEDSILNGSKITGCSVHFVEEEVDSGSLIMQAALPIFDDDNIDTLSKKIQILEHKILPHSISYAGFLIRNNFKDSY from the coding sequence TTGGATAAATCATTTAATTACATAATTTCGCCTGAGATATCTAAATTTAGAAGATTTTCACCAAAATTAAAAATAGGTGTACTAGCTTCTGGAAAAGGAACAAACTTTCAGGAGTTAATAAATCTCTCAGAAAAAGGAGAGTTTGATATAGATATAACAGTTCTTATAACTAATAAAGAAGATGCTGGTTGTATAAAAAGAGCTCAAAAGGCACAAATACCTTATAAGATTATTAAAAATAAACACTTTTCACAAAAAGTGGAATTTGAATCAGAAATTATAAATACTTTAATTAATTATGACGTTGAACTTATCGTAATGGCTGGTTGGATGAAAATCGTCACTCCATTTTTCGTTAATAAATTTAAGAACAAAATTATAAATATTCACCCTTCTTTACTTCCTGCATATAAGGGTGGTTCTGCAATAGAGGATTCTATATTAAATGGCTCAAAAATAACTGGCTGTTCAGTACATTTTGTTGAGGAGGAGGTTGATAGTGGTTCTCTTATAATGCAAGCAGCGTTACCAATTTTTGATGATGACAATATTGATACTCTTTCAAAAAAAATACAAATACTTGAGCATAAAATTTTACCTCACTCAATCTCTTATGCTGGTTTTTTGATAAGGAATAATTTTAAGGATAGTTATTAG
- a CDS encoding glucose-6-phosphate isomerase, with amino-acid sequence MNEDLNSWDKFCNYLWFDKKLKIWLDISKINFTNEEIKNLEEKFIDVFSSIKKLENGAISNIDENRQVGHYWLRNPSISPSSKINGEINADINEISKFGEKILNGNIKNKNNQNYTDVLWIGIGGSGLGPLLITESLQKCSKGLNFSYIDNVDPFLICEKLEELSEKLSTTLFVVVSKSGGTPEPRIAMEIIKSHCENNSLEWNSNAIAITMKDSKLFNKATSENWLKIFNLQDWVGGRTSITSSVGLLPLALINENIFEFIRGASLMDEATRISDFKNNPAALLSSAWYLTGDGVGKRDMVVLPYRDRLQVFSKYLQQLVMESLGKKFNRDGEVVNQGISVFGNKGSTDQHAYVQQLRDGIDNFFCIFIELLDSPSTNIFNEKDNPKEYLSGFLQGTRSALSSENRQSITITLEKLNCFSLGALIALFERAVSFYAELVNINAYDQPGVEAGKKAAANIIEYQQKVSNLLEEGGEFSINEITSLFDNSVSESIFFIVREMCFGNNDYSVKGDWSNPNSLIIQKTNF; translated from the coding sequence ATGAATGAAGATTTAAACTCTTGGGATAAATTCTGCAATTATCTTTGGTTTGATAAAAAATTAAAAATTTGGTTAGACATAAGCAAAATTAATTTCACAAATGAAGAAATAAAAAATTTAGAAGAGAAATTTATAGATGTTTTTTCTTCAATAAAAAAATTAGAAAATGGTGCAATTTCAAATATTGATGAAAATAGACAAGTTGGACATTATTGGCTTAGAAATCCATCAATTTCTCCATCTTCCAAAATAAATGGAGAGATAAATGCAGATATTAATGAAATCTCTAAATTTGGGGAAAAAATTTTAAATGGGAATATTAAGAATAAGAATAATCAAAACTATACTGATGTTCTATGGATAGGAATTGGTGGAAGTGGATTAGGACCATTACTTATTACAGAGTCACTCCAGAAATGTTCTAAAGGATTAAATTTTTCATATATAGATAATGTTGATCCTTTTTTAATTTGTGAAAAGTTAGAAGAATTATCTGAAAAATTATCCACAACATTATTCGTAGTAGTAAGTAAATCAGGTGGTACGCCTGAACCTAGAATTGCTATGGAAATTATTAAAAGTCATTGCGAAAATAATTCTCTTGAATGGAATTCTAATGCTATAGCTATAACGATGAAAGATAGTAAGCTATTTAATAAAGCAACTTCTGAAAATTGGTTAAAAATATTTAATTTACAAGATTGGGTTGGAGGAAGAACAAGTATTACAAGTTCTGTGGGATTACTTCCATTAGCACTTATTAATGAAAATATATTTGAATTTATTAGAGGTGCATCATTAATGGATGAGGCCACACGTATAAGTGATTTTAAAAATAATCCCGCAGCATTATTATCGTCCGCATGGTATTTAACTGGGGATGGCGTTGGAAAGAGAGATATGGTCGTATTACCTTATAGAGATAGGTTACAGGTTTTTAGTAAATATCTTCAGCAATTAGTAATGGAATCATTAGGTAAGAAATTTAATAGGGACGGTGAAGTAGTAAATCAAGGTATTTCCGTATTTGGTAACAAAGGATCTACAGATCAACATGCTTATGTTCAGCAACTTAGAGATGGAATTGATAATTTCTTTTGTATTTTTATTGAATTATTAGATTCTCCATCTACTAATATTTTTAATGAGAAAGATAATCCTAAAGAATACCTTTCTGGTTTTTTGCAAGGAACAAGATCAGCACTCTCAAGTGAAAACAGACAAAGTATCACTATCACATTAGAAAAATTAAATTGTTTTTCACTAGGTGCCTTAATTGCTTTATTTGAGAGGGCTGTATCCTTCTATGCTGAATTGGTAAATATAAATGCATATGATCAACCTGGAGTTGAAGCTGGTAAGAAAGCAGCCGCAAATATTATCGAGTATCAACAAAAAGTTAGTAATTTATTAGAAGAAGGAGGAGAGTTTTCTATAAATGAGATAACATCATTATTTGATAATTCAGTGAGTGAATCTATATTTTTCATAGTCCGTGAAATGTGTTTCGGTAATAATGATTATTCAGTTAAGGGCGATTGGTCTAATCCAAATTCATTAATCATTCAAAAAACAAATTTTTAA
- a CDS encoding leucine--tRNA ligase, with protein MISPDKQYETDTDLYNPSEIEKKWQSIWSENNLYKTDELTENSEKFYALSMFPYPSGNLHMGHVRNYVITDLIARFQRFKGKSVLHPMGWDAFGLPAENAAIERGISPSVWTKKNISHMKSQLKLLGLSVDWDREFATCDENYFIWTQYLFLELYKAGLVYQKESEVNWDPVDNTVLANEQVDSEGRSWRSGAIVEKKLLKQWFLRITNYADELLNDLDKLDNWPERVKIMQDNWIGKSVGTNINFNINTNPQEILTVFTTRPDTLFGVTYLAISVNHTLIKNISDQVVLQEIEKLKQYLKTNKNNELEKIGIKTSLIAINPVNFEPIPIWVASYVLDEYGTGAVMGVPAHDLRDFEFAKKNNIEIKQVIIKDQSKQSIELDNAYVENGYLINSNQYDGISNTIAKLKISEEGVKNGWAENKIQYRLRDWLISRQRYWGCPIPIVNCKNCGSVPLNQLELPVSLPKDIEISSNKINALGDNNNWINTTCPKCGKPARKETDTMDTFMCSSWYFLRYPSSKCSTKPFEKVEINKWLPVDQYVGGVEHAILHLLYARFFTKALRDNELFEIDEPFKKLLTQGMVQSAAYKNNKTGKYVAPSDIADLSNPKDPIDNSKLEVLFEKMSKSKYNGIDPESVIKKYGADTARMFILFKAPPEKDLEWGDTDVEGQFRFLSRIWKLYINYAKDKNIKSKSYPDKEKSLIKSINIAIKEISNDILNNQFNTAISELMKFYNSLSNSINDVNNNLKKDALKTFCILLAPFSPHIAEEIWHLIGFKNSVHLEEWPSFNAEALKEDSYELVLQVNGKVRDKVNINNDFNEDQIKELTLKRPNILKWTKDKEIRKIIIVKGKIMNIVV; from the coding sequence GTGATTTCTCCTGATAAACAATATGAAACTGATACTGATTTATATAATCCATCTGAAATAGAAAAAAAATGGCAGTCAATATGGTCAGAAAATAACTTGTATAAAACCGATGAATTAACTGAGAATAGTGAAAAATTTTATGCGTTATCAATGTTCCCCTACCCTTCAGGTAATCTTCATATGGGACATGTTAGGAATTATGTTATTACTGACTTAATAGCTCGGTTTCAGAGATTTAAGGGGAAATCTGTTTTGCATCCAATGGGTTGGGATGCATTTGGTTTACCTGCTGAGAATGCAGCGATTGAAAGAGGAATTAGTCCAAGTGTTTGGACTAAAAAAAATATTTCCCATATGAAGTCACAATTAAAGCTTTTAGGACTATCAGTTGATTGGGATAGGGAATTTGCTACCTGTGATGAAAATTATTTTATTTGGACACAATATTTATTTTTAGAATTATACAAGGCAGGTCTTGTATATCAAAAGGAATCAGAAGTTAATTGGGATCCTGTAGATAATACAGTTTTAGCGAATGAACAAGTTGACTCAGAGGGCAGATCTTGGAGATCTGGAGCAATAGTTGAAAAGAAATTATTAAAGCAATGGTTTTTAAGGATTACTAATTATGCAGATGAGTTATTAAATGATTTAGATAAATTAGATAACTGGCCAGAAAGAGTTAAAATAATGCAAGATAATTGGATTGGAAAATCAGTTGGTACAAATATTAATTTCAATATCAATACAAATCCACAAGAAATATTAACTGTATTTACAACAAGGCCAGATACTTTATTTGGTGTTACATATCTAGCAATTTCTGTTAATCATACATTAATTAAGAATATTTCTGATCAGGTAGTCTTACAAGAGATAGAAAAACTAAAACAATATCTGAAAACAAATAAAAATAATGAACTTGAAAAAATTGGAATAAAAACTAGCTTAATAGCTATTAATCCAGTTAATTTTGAACCTATACCTATTTGGGTGGCAAGTTATGTTCTTGATGAATATGGTACAGGAGCTGTTATGGGTGTACCTGCTCATGACCTAAGGGATTTTGAATTTGCTAAGAAAAACAATATTGAAATTAAACAAGTAATTATAAAGGATCAAAGTAAACAAAGTATCGAGCTTGATAATGCTTATGTAGAAAATGGATATCTTATTAATTCAAATCAATATGATGGTATTTCAAATACAATTGCTAAATTAAAAATTTCAGAAGAGGGAGTAAAAAATGGATGGGCCGAAAATAAGATTCAATATCGACTAAGGGATTGGTTAATTTCTAGACAAAGATATTGGGGATGTCCGATACCAATAGTTAATTGTAAAAACTGTGGTTCTGTTCCTTTAAACCAATTGGAATTACCCGTTTCCTTACCAAAAGATATAGAAATCTCCTCTAACAAAATAAATGCTTTAGGTGATAATAATAATTGGATAAATACGACATGCCCAAAATGTGGAAAACCAGCAAGAAAAGAAACTGATACTATGGACACTTTCATGTGTTCATCTTGGTATTTTTTAAGATATCCATCTTCAAAATGTTCAACAAAGCCATTTGAAAAGGTTGAAATCAATAAGTGGTTGCCTGTAGATCAATATGTTGGAGGAGTAGAGCATGCAATATTGCATTTGTTATATGCAAGATTTTTCACCAAAGCTCTGCGAGATAATGAACTATTTGAAATTGATGAACCATTCAAAAAACTATTAACTCAAGGAATGGTTCAGTCAGCGGCCTATAAAAACAATAAAACGGGTAAATATGTTGCTCCTTCGGATATTGCTGACCTATCAAATCCTAAAGATCCAATTGATAATTCTAAACTAGAAGTTCTTTTCGAAAAAATGTCAAAGTCAAAATATAATGGAATAGATCCTGAATCAGTAATTAAAAAATACGGAGCAGATACAGCAAGAATGTTTATATTATTTAAAGCACCACCAGAAAAAGATTTGGAATGGGGAGATACAGATGTTGAAGGACAATTTAGATTTTTAAGCAGGATTTGGAAGCTTTATATAAATTATGCCAAAGATAAAAATATTAAAAGTAAGTCCTATCCAGATAAAGAAAAATCTTTAATAAAGTCAATTAATATTGCCATAAAAGAAATCTCAAACGACATATTAAATAACCAATTTAATACTGCAATTTCAGAACTAATGAAGTTTTATAATTCATTATCAAACTCCATTAATGATGTAAACAATAATTTAAAAAAAGACGCTTTAAAAACATTTTGTATTTTGTTAGCTCCATTTTCACCTCATATCGCAGAAGAAATATGGCATCTTATAGGATTTAAAAATTCTGTTCATTTAGAAGAATGGCCTTCCTTTAATGCCGAAGCACTAAAGGAAGATTCATATGAACTAGTCTTACAAGTGAATGGAAAAGTTAGAGACAAAGTAAATATTAATAATGATTTTAATGAAGATCAAATTAAAGAATTGACACTTAAAAGACCTAACATATTGAAATGGACTAAAGATAAGGAAATAAGAAAAATTATTATTGTTAAGGGAAAAATTATGAATATTGTTGTTTAA
- a CDS encoding diaminopimelate epimerase has translation MKSITFEKYQGNGNDFIVIDSRGNDLYNNYKKNKFFDIKKICNRQFGIGADGLIFIEEPNQDNYAKMIIFNSDGSEAQMCGNGIRCLVEYLHLNDSMKNHNNEYKIETKAGIKIAKYIDDEITVKMGVPILDSQNIPTKIEKKINSLPSSDFIEKNFNNKGYAVGMGNPHLIFFLQDLETIVLSRLGPIFEKNELFPDKTNVHFCQILNRDNIKVKVWERGAGPTLACGTGACAIHVAAYKLGLCNSKTIVTLPGGNLKINWSKDDSEVMMTGNAKKVFSGSMLVN, from the coding sequence ATGAAAAGTATAACTTTTGAAAAATATCAAGGTAACGGAAATGATTTCATAGTAATTGATTCCAGAGGAAATGATTTATATAACAATTACAAGAAAAATAAATTTTTTGATATAAAAAAAATTTGCAACAGGCAATTTGGTATAGGAGCAGATGGCTTAATTTTTATAGAAGAACCTAATCAAGATAATTATGCAAAAATGATAATCTTTAATTCTGATGGTTCTGAAGCTCAAATGTGTGGAAACGGAATTAGGTGTTTAGTTGAGTATCTACATCTAAATGATTCAATGAAGAATCATAATAATGAATATAAAATAGAAACTAAAGCAGGTATAAAAATTGCAAAATACATAGATGATGAAATCACAGTAAAAATGGGAGTTCCAATTTTAGATAGTCAAAATATTCCAACAAAAATTGAAAAAAAAATTAATTCACTTCCATCAAGTGATTTTATTGAGAAAAATTTTAATAATAAAGGTTATGCCGTAGGAATGGGAAATCCACATTTAATATTCTTTCTACAAGACTTAGAGACAATTGTTCTTTCTAGACTTGGCCCTATATTTGAAAAAAATGAATTATTTCCAGATAAAACTAATGTTCATTTTTGTCAAATCTTAAATAGAGATAATATCAAAGTAAAAGTATGGGAAAGAGGGGCAGGACCAACCTTAGCCTGTGGAACAGGAGCTTGCGCTATTCATGTAGCTGCTTACAAATTAGGTCTTTGTAATTCAAAAACAATAGTAACTTTACCTGGAGGTAATCTTAAGATTAATTGGTCAAAAGACGATTCCGAAGTCATGATGACTGGTAATGCTAAAAAGGTTTTTTCAGGATCAATGTTAGTAAATTAA
- a CDS encoding aminotransferase class V-fold PLP-dependent enzyme, translating into MENNLIYLDHASTTPLSENVLNIINKTYINYWNNPSSTYKAGIKCSTFLEKIRSKIAYIFDAEPEDIIFTSGSSESTNIVFSNIYETFKKGRVVISNVEHQATTICVNKLRRQSWNISEWSVDNDGILNISNIDKTLTKETKLVSIIWGQSEIGTVQPVQYIGTKCEKSNIVFHLDGTQIISNGIFSWKDLKCDFLSLSAHKFGGPKGIGILLTKEKSRQILKNKDIALTQEYSIRQGTQALPLIAGMYESLKNIKGKIKLYDYKTEFPKSNINKLKNYIFQKFEDNNHIKITGSIIDRLPNHISFILLNKRFEPIRAYKIVNFMSENNIAISSGSACSSSSGKPSSTLKNIGFKNDELYSNIRVTLGSINNKFEIDKFLKLIQICIDKF; encoded by the coding sequence ATGGAAAATAATCTTATATATTTAGATCATGCATCTACGACACCATTATCTGAAAATGTTTTAAATATAATAAATAAAACTTATATTAATTATTGGAATAATCCATCATCCACATATAAGGCTGGGATAAAATGCTCTACATTTCTTGAAAAAATTAGATCTAAAATTGCTTATATATTTGATGCAGAACCAGAGGATATAATTTTTACATCTGGTTCTTCTGAATCGACAAATATTGTATTTAGTAATATTTATGAGACCTTTAAAAAAGGCAGGGTAGTTATTTCTAATGTCGAACATCAGGCAACAACTATATGTGTTAATAAACTAAGAAGACAAAGCTGGAATATATCTGAATGGTCTGTTGATAATGATGGAATTTTAAATATTTCTAATATTGATAAAACTTTAACTAAAGAAACTAAACTTGTATCAATTATTTGGGGACAAAGTGAAATTGGTACAGTACAACCTGTTCAATATATAGGTACAAAATGTGAAAAATCAAATATAGTGTTTCATTTAGATGGAACCCAAATAATAAGTAATGGTATATTCAGTTGGAAAGATCTTAAATGTGACTTTTTAAGTTTATCTGCTCATAAATTTGGAGGTCCAAAAGGTATCGGTATTCTTTTAACAAAAGAAAAGTCTAGGCAAATATTAAAAAATAAAGATATTGCACTTACTCAGGAATATTCAATTAGACAAGGAACACAAGCTTTGCCATTAATTGCTGGAATGTATGAATCGTTAAAAAATATTAAAGGGAAAATAAAATTATATGATTACAAAACTGAATTTCCAAAAAGTAATATTAATAAACTAAAAAATTATATTTTTCAAAAATTTGAGGATAATAATCACATAAAGATTACGGGTAGTATTATCGATAGGCTTCCCAATCATATTTCATTTATACTTTTAAATAAAAGATTTGAGCCTATAAGGGCCTATAAGATTGTTAATTTCATGTCAGAAAATAATATAGCAATAAGTAGTGGAAGTGCATGTTCAAGCTCATCTGGGAAACCAAGCTCAACTTTAAAAAATATAGGTTTTAAAAATGATGAACTATATTCAAATATTCGTGTTACTTTAGGTTCAATAAATAATAAGTTTGAAATAGATAAATTTTTAAAACTTATTCAAATATGTATTGACAAATTTTAA
- a CDS encoding DUF1995 family protein — MTTNHKLPKDLNESLKNMEDGIIQSLLDSNKRFTLEFNFEGLKFNRIGITIYKILAKNNNVFITFSDQGAAALAQRDFPDIKDKIFTFNSFNQSNNIYNNDSAMISMLPQPYDFDSFEPMTNNYKGTHYSLNPKFEDVNIGIGSVIRERRKKFVKTWKNVYFLQPLNKAALMHIYPNKWMLFKEENQKYSFKKEFENKPDNESIFLNL; from the coding sequence ATGACTACTAATCATAAACTACCTAAAGATTTAAACGAATCACTTAAAAATATGGAGGATGGAATTATTCAAAGTTTATTAGATTCAAATAAAAGATTTACTTTAGAATTTAATTTTGAAGGATTGAAATTTAACAGAATTGGGATAACTATTTACAAGATTTTAGCTAAAAATAATAATGTATTCATAACATTTTCTGATCAAGGTGCGGCAGCATTGGCTCAAAGAGACTTTCCTGATATCAAAGATAAAATTTTTACTTTTAACTCATTTAATCAATCAAATAATATATATAATAATGATAGTGCAATGATATCGATGTTACCTCAGCCTTATGATTTCGATTCATTTGAACCAATGACTAATAACTATAAAGGAACTCATTATTCATTAAATCCAAAATTTGAAGATGTTAATATTGGTATAGGAAGCGTTATTAGAGAAAGACGAAAAAAATTTGTTAAAACATGGAAAAATGTTTATTTTCTTCAGCCTTTAAATAAAGCAGCTCTAATGCATATTTACCCAAATAAATGGATGCTCTTTAAAGAAGAAAACCAAAAATATTCTTTTAAAAAAGAATTTGAAAATAAACCCGATAATGAATCTATTTTTTTAAATCTATAG
- a CDS encoding D-alanyl-D-alanine carboxypeptidase, with protein MIKKIYSFLLIFLLLVTCPFLIRYLLINQKISILNSIYFNFPGIINRNKKCPNYDALLNQTLDNSFSVTIINNKGTIISSYNDEVPRLPASNQKLFSSAFVLSKYKLNNNLKTSLLKNKNNYYLIGQGDPDLNYENIIDLISNVKENKVINFNIVEIDSKLYWPKGWTNTDKLYEYGSPITSLAIESNYNRYEDINALKYFIKNYLENKYLNSNVNINFFDSKKRFYLKDTTEINKIYSTPILSLLTLTNSESHNFTAESLFKNASNTWNDNDYIKLKNWLEKKGLPVNNTYFADASGLSRKNKITTKLVVLFLDKMRYSNDFNAYQSTLSITGVRGTLAKRFVNSELSGKFFGKTGTLSNVFALSGFLYKNEKPIIISIIQNSKNIDKEKAFKLLSDVYYIKSCN; from the coding sequence GTGATAAAAAAAATTTATTCATTTTTACTAATTTTTCTTTTATTGGTAACATGTCCTTTCTTAATAAGATATTTACTTATAAATCAAAAAATAAGTATTTTAAATAGTATTTATTTTAATTTCCCTGGAATAATAAATAGAAATAAAAAATGTCCTAACTATGATGCTTTATTGAATCAAACTCTTGATAATTCTTTTAGTGTAACCATTATAAATAATAAGGGTACAATAATTAGTTCCTACAATGATGAAGTTCCAAGATTGCCAGCATCAAATCAAAAATTATTCTCTTCAGCTTTTGTTTTAAGTAAATATAAATTAAATAATAATTTAAAAACTTCCTTATTAAAAAATAAAAATAATTATTATTTGATTGGTCAAGGTGATCCAGATCTTAATTATGAAAATATAATCGACCTAATTTCGAATGTTAAAGAAAATAAAGTTATCAACTTTAATATTGTAGAAATTGATTCAAAGTTATATTGGCCTAAAGGTTGGACAAATACAGATAAACTATACGAATATGGATCTCCAATTACATCTCTTGCAATAGAAAGTAATTACAATAGATATGAAGATATTAATGCTTTAAAATATTTTATTAAAAACTATTTAGAAAATAAATATTTAAATTCAAATGTAAATATTAATTTTTTTGACTCAAAAAAAAGATTCTATTTAAAAGATACTACCGAGATTAATAAAATTTATTCAACTCCAATACTTTCATTATTAACTCTAACAAATTCTGAAAGTCATAATTTTACTGCAGAATCTCTGTTTAAAAATGCCTCAAATACATGGAATGATAATGATTATATAAAATTGAAAAATTGGTTAGAAAAAAAAGGTCTACCAGTAAATAATACATACTTTGCAGATGCGAGTGGATTGTCTAGAAAAAATAAAATTACAACAAAGTTAGTTGTGTTGTTTTTAGATAAGATGAGATATTCTAATGATTTTAATGCTTATCAATCTACACTTTCTATTACGGGAGTACGAGGAACGTTAGCTAAAAGATTTGTAAATAGTGAATTATCTGGAAAGTTTTTTGGAAAAACTGGAACTCTTTCAAATGTCTTTGCACTATCTGGCTTTTTATATAAAAATGAGAAGCCAATAATTATTAGCATTATCCAAAATTCTAAAAATATTGATAAAGAAAAAGCCTTTAAACTATTAAGTGATGTTTATTATATAAAATCATGTAATTAG
- the coaD gene encoding pantetheine-phosphate adenylyltransferase yields MKILYPGTFDPLTNGHLDLIERAEKLFGNLVVAVLENSSKTPTFNLQKRMLQIKNSLSHLPNVEITSYSGLTVDCAKDLKANLILRGLRAMSDFEYELQIAHTNKSLNNDIETIFLSTNTNFSFLSSSLVKEVAKFGGEINHMVPPCVERDLKEYFK; encoded by the coding sequence ATGAAAATTCTTTATCCAGGTACATTCGATCCTTTAACAAACGGTCATCTTGATTTAATAGAAAGAGCAGAAAAATTATTTGGCAATCTAGTTGTTGCTGTTTTAGAAAATTCTTCTAAAACACCGACATTTAATCTTCAAAAAAGAATGTTACAAATAAAAAATTCCCTCTCTCATTTACCAAATGTTGAAATTACTTCTTATTCAGGACTTACTGTTGATTGTGCAAAGGATTTAAAAGCTAATCTTATTTTAAGAGGCTTAAGGGCAATGAGTGATTTTGAGTATGAACTCCAGATTGCACATACAAATAAATCTCTAAATAATGATATTGAAACTATATTTTTATCAACAAATACAAATTTTAGTTTTCTTAGTAGTTCTTTAGTAAAAGAAGTAGCGAAATTTGGTGGTGAAATTAATCACATGGTACCCCCATGTGTTGAAAGAGATTTAAAAGAATATTTTAAATAA
- a CDS encoding flavin reductase yields the protein MTLNLEAKKILLRKIPHGLFICGVRDEDKNEVNGFTASWVTQGSFTPPLVVMAVRAEGSSHEIIKSSNKFSLNVLKSDQKDLAAVFFKPQKALGGRFESVEFNLGELGLPILVDSVGGVECNVVGSVVHGDHTVFVGEVQSAYLNNDVDSLNLSSTGWNYGG from the coding sequence ATGACATTAAATCTAGAAGCAAAAAAAATCTTATTAAGAAAAATACCTCACGGATTATTTATTTGTGGAGTTAGAGACGAGGATAAAAATGAAGTTAATGGATTTACTGCAAGTTGGGTGACTCAAGGTTCCTTTACTCCACCATTAGTTGTAATGGCTGTTAGAGCAGAGGGTTCTAGTCATGAAATAATAAAGTCTTCCAATAAGTTCTCATTAAATGTTCTCAAAAGTGATCAAAAGGATCTAGCAGCTGTTTTCTTTAAACCCCAAAAAGCATTAGGAGGTAGATTTGAATCTGTTGAATTTAATTTAGGTGAGCTTGGATTGCCTATTTTAGTTGATAGTGTAGGTGGAGTTGAATGTAATGTTGTTGGAAGTGTTGTTCATGGAGACCATACCGTTTTTGTAGGAGAGGTTCAATCTGCTTATTTGAATAATGATGTCGACTCACTAAATTTATCTTCAACTGGCTGGAATTATGGAGGTTAA